A DNA window from Bdellovibrio sp. BCCA contains the following coding sequences:
- a CDS encoding Hpt domain-containing protein — MEMPKVKVEIDADLQDLIPQFVENRKKDIESLEQLVEKNDLVAIAQLAHKIKGAAAGYGFNELSNLAAQMEKAAKANDATPLKDLVKQMRIHFLNVEIHYVSM, encoded by the coding sequence ATGGAAATGCCAAAAGTGAAGGTCGAAATAGATGCTGATTTGCAGGATCTGATTCCACAATTTGTTGAGAATCGAAAAAAAGATATCGAGTCTCTAGAGCAGCTTGTGGAGAAGAATGATCTTGTCGCCATTGCACAGCTTGCTCACAAAATCAAAGGAGCAGCGGCGGGCTATGGTTTTAACGAGTTAAGCAATTTAGCGGCGCAAATGGAAAAAGCGGCGAAAGCGAACGATGCAACTCCACTGAAGGATTTGGTAAAGCAAATGAGAATACACTTTCTGAACGTTGAGATTCATTACGTGTCTATGTAA
- a CDS encoding phosphate/phosphite/phosphonate ABC transporter substrate-binding protein: MKKILIIMSSCFLLSCTTEKQLGNKENPIHFALVPGQDSAVLMENGKILEQWIFQQTGLYVKVQVPVSFIAVVEALGSQRVDGAIMNTFGYILAHDKYGARARLMGANLGVSEYRGQIITKNPKIKTLQDLNGKKFAFVDPASTSGYILAAKMLKDENVKLGEVIFAGKHDSVVTMVYQGRVDAGATYHTPDENGEPQDARLLVKAQYPDVFEKIRILKTTDPIPSEPVVFRKDFPKELEEKIIAALKSFSSTPEGAKALKKLYHLTGFKDCTDKDYDRVRKILLDLGKKVQDLVK; this comes from the coding sequence GTGAAGAAAATACTCATCATCATGTCCTCGTGTTTCTTGTTGTCGTGCACTACAGAAAAGCAACTCGGAAACAAAGAAAATCCCATCCATTTCGCTCTTGTGCCTGGCCAAGATAGCGCTGTCTTGATGGAGAATGGAAAGATTTTAGAACAGTGGATTTTCCAGCAGACGGGTCTGTACGTAAAAGTGCAAGTGCCCGTGAGTTTCATTGCCGTTGTTGAGGCCTTGGGGTCTCAACGAGTGGACGGCGCGATTATGAATACGTTTGGTTATATCCTCGCTCATGATAAATATGGAGCGCGTGCTCGACTCATGGGTGCGAATTTGGGAGTTTCTGAATATCGCGGCCAGATCATCACAAAGAATCCTAAAATTAAAACCCTGCAAGATCTGAACGGAAAAAAATTCGCGTTTGTCGACCCTGCATCCACCTCGGGATATATTCTCGCGGCAAAAATGCTTAAGGATGAAAACGTGAAGCTGGGTGAAGTGATTTTTGCGGGAAAGCATGACAGCGTCGTAACCATGGTCTACCAGGGACGGGTCGATGCAGGGGCCACTTATCACACGCCGGATGAAAACGGTGAGCCTCAAGATGCTCGTCTTCTTGTTAAAGCCCAGTATCCTGACGTTTTTGAAAAAATACGAATCCTAAAAACAACCGATCCTATTCCCAGTGAGCCGGTGGTTTTTAGAAAGGATTTTCCTAAAGAGTTGGAAGAGAAGATTATCGCTGCTTTGAAATCTTTCTCTTCAACTCCCGAGGGAGCCAAAGCGCTTAAAAAACTTTATCATCTGACGGGTTTTAAGGACTGCACGGACAAAGACTATGACCGAGTTCGCAAGATCCTTCTAGATCTCGGAAAAAAGGTCCAGGATCTGGTCAAATAG
- the rnk gene encoding nucleoside diphosphate kinase regulator: protein MTTENRIFITDQDYHRLTALVSQVEGQWAEALEEELSRANVISQKEIPRDIVTMNSRVKFLDESTGTESEMTLVYPQDAKLEEGRISILAPVGIALLGLSAGQSINWKMPNGATKKLKVQEVVYQPEASGQFEL, encoded by the coding sequence ATGACCACAGAAAATCGCATTTTTATTACAGATCAAGATTATCACCGTTTAACTGCTTTAGTTTCTCAAGTGGAAGGCCAGTGGGCAGAAGCTTTAGAAGAAGAGCTGAGTCGTGCCAATGTGATTTCGCAAAAAGAAATCCCCCGCGACATTGTGACGATGAATTCTCGCGTAAAATTTTTAGATGAATCAACAGGAACAGAGAGCGAAATGACATTGGTGTATCCGCAGGACGCTAAACTGGAAGAAGGACGTATTTCTATTCTGGCTCCGGTGGGTATCGCTTTGTTGGGACTAAGCGCTGGACAATCTATCAATTGGAAAATGCCTAATGGTGCGACGAAAAAACTTAAAGTGCAGGAAGTTGTTTATCAGCCGGAAGCTTCTGGACAGTTTGAGCTTTAA
- a CDS encoding cell wall hydrolase: MRFFMHFFFVVSLLSATALADESSVYTCRFEEDPHGFSSIRMKKYFDTAANMELGKVDLIQNFIVTESTPTKVYQIPLLDNQTYVQLWYSPTLRVDAQLSYSQGSREFHATYNKNSERRGLICVELRD, from the coding sequence ATGAGATTCTTCATGCATTTCTTTTTTGTTGTTTCATTATTGAGTGCGACAGCTCTGGCTGACGAAAGCTCGGTGTACACGTGTCGCTTTGAAGAAGATCCTCACGGATTTTCTTCAATCCGTATGAAGAAATATTTCGATACGGCTGCCAATATGGAATTGGGAAAAGTCGATTTGATTCAGAATTTTATTGTCACCGAAAGCACTCCAACAAAAGTTTATCAGATTCCGCTTTTAGACAATCAAACCTACGTGCAATTGTGGTATTCACCCACTCTTCGCGTCGACGCGCAACTCTCTTATAGCCAAGGCTCCAGAGAGTTCCACGCGACTTATAATAAAAATTCCGAACGCCGTGGGCTCATTTGCGTTGAATTGCGCGATTAA
- a CDS encoding NAD(P)H-quinone oxidoreductase encodes MRVIDMKNPGDPEVLYVRERPRPEPAAHDVLIEVHAAGINRPDCAQRQGTYPPPPGASDILGLEVAGIVVTCGSQVSRWKVGDRVCALISGGGYAEYVAAPEGQCLPIPKDFDMIHAAALPETFFTVWTNVFESGRLQKGESILVHGGSGGIGTTAIQMAHTLGAKVFTTVGKKESVAPCKALGADRVILYKEEDFVTAIKETTQGRGVDVILDMVGGDYFIRNIEALAPLGRLVQIATIKGTHVELDLRKMMFKRLTLTGSTLRARSVEEKTRIAQALEKNIWPLLNQGHMKPVIYKTFPLEQAREAHELMESSAHTGKIVLVVK; translated from the coding sequence ATGCGCGTGATTGATATGAAAAATCCTGGTGACCCTGAAGTTCTCTACGTTCGTGAGCGTCCTCGCCCTGAACCAGCAGCCCATGACGTATTAATTGAAGTGCACGCGGCAGGCATCAATCGTCCTGACTGTGCTCAACGTCAGGGAACTTATCCGCCGCCTCCAGGAGCTTCCGATATTTTAGGATTGGAAGTTGCGGGGATAGTTGTCACCTGTGGATCTCAAGTTTCTCGTTGGAAAGTCGGTGACCGCGTGTGTGCACTGATCTCAGGAGGAGGATATGCCGAATATGTTGCAGCTCCCGAAGGGCAGTGTCTGCCAATTCCGAAAGATTTCGATATGATTCACGCAGCTGCCTTGCCGGAAACTTTTTTTACCGTGTGGACGAATGTTTTTGAAAGTGGGCGACTGCAAAAAGGTGAAAGCATCTTAGTTCATGGCGGGTCAGGTGGAATAGGTACAACTGCAATTCAAATGGCGCACACCCTGGGAGCAAAAGTTTTTACAACTGTCGGAAAGAAAGAATCTGTGGCTCCCTGTAAAGCTTTGGGTGCTGACCGAGTGATTCTTTATAAAGAAGAAGATTTTGTGACGGCTATTAAAGAAACGACTCAGGGCCGCGGTGTGGACGTGATTCTGGATATGGTTGGCGGAGATTATTTTATCCGCAATATTGAAGCTCTCGCGCCCTTGGGCCGACTGGTGCAGATAGCAACGATAAAAGGAACTCATGTCGAATTGGATTTAAGAAAAATGATGTTTAAGCGTTTAACTTTGACGGGTTCCACGTTGCGTGCGCGCTCCGTGGAAGAAAAAACGCGTATTGCCCAGGCTCTTGAGAAAAATATCTGGCCGCTTTTAAATCAAGGTCACATGAAGCCTGTGATTTATAAAACATTTCCCCTAGAACAAGCGCGTGAGGCTCACGAGTTAATGGAATCCAGTGCCCACACAGGTAAAATTGTTTTAGTCGTTAAATAG
- a CDS encoding helix-turn-helix domain-containing protein: MEHSQYLSAIKKALKARGVTYLDLAEQLKMTESGVKKMLNAKDISFRRVLQICDCLGILPGQLFSLSERTSISEVVLTTQQEEALLKNRSLLAVYWRIVIEKYEPHEIESLQHLTKAELKKILDRLVSLNLLIARKGVYRAKHVGKFKWSDKSKLASTLNKEWSELTLHRALSGKCDSSLHRLVSMKVSQESYQNLLKKLSKVLDEAVQDSESEELTLSKQELKSFTALIAVTPQGVFDTI; the protein is encoded by the coding sequence ATGGAACACTCGCAATACCTTTCTGCCATCAAAAAAGCCCTTAAAGCGCGAGGCGTGACTTATCTGGATTTAGCTGAGCAATTGAAAATGACAGAGTCCGGAGTCAAAAAAATGCTCAACGCCAAAGACATTTCTTTTCGTCGGGTCCTACAGATATGCGACTGTCTAGGAATCTTGCCTGGCCAACTTTTTTCTCTGTCAGAAAGAACATCAATTTCAGAAGTCGTTCTAACAACTCAGCAGGAAGAGGCGCTGTTAAAAAACCGCAGCTTGCTTGCCGTCTACTGGCGTATTGTGATTGAAAAGTATGAGCCTCACGAAATCGAAAGTCTTCAACATCTAACAAAAGCCGAGTTAAAAAAGATTTTGGATCGTTTGGTTTCGTTGAATTTACTCATAGCTCGCAAAGGCGTGTACCGCGCAAAGCACGTCGGTAAATTTAAATGGTCTGACAAATCTAAATTAGCTAGCACTCTTAACAAGGAGTGGTCTGAACTGACCTTGCACCGAGCCCTTTCGGGTAAATGCGACAGTTCTTTGCATCGTCTGGTTTCCATGAAGGTCTCTCAAGAATCCTATCAAAATCTTCTTAAAAAACTTTCCAAAGTTTTAGATGAAGCCGTTCAGGATTCTGAAAGTGAAGAGCTCACTTTGAGCAAGCAAGAGCTTAAAAGCTTCACAGCACTTATAGCGGTTACTCCTCAAGGGGTTTTTGACACTATTTAA
- a CDS encoding aminopeptidase P N-terminal domain-containing protein, translated as METMIYQKRRQELGLKYSRTLFVISSGDEAMRSHSVAYRHKTAGDFYYLTGVHLLGAVLLVIGKKTYFLSDANEATAVWDDGHSLTAADKEKLQDVNFESVDKLADIIHSHANDFDRVALAIGRNQKIDQTLLNTISYESRHRGRVSNLPLALCDSRTLIGTMRLVKDNHEISLMKEAGHRSSLVHRELIKQNFVRKSEREVVSWIESQFMAQGMPWTAYESIAGAGERSTILHARGTDRILNEGEIVLIDAGGEYQGYCADITRVLPVGKKFSAEQKTIYQIVLDAQKAVLENVKSGVTLKNLHEIALMHLSEGLLKIGFAKDTIQEKLGKFMPHSTSHWIGLDVHDPSSYVDDSGNALKLAEGMCFTVEPGLYFREGIGAPSQYLGIGVRIEDDVVVTATGAELLTSVPKEISEIEELRAGL; from the coding sequence ATGGAAACAATGATTTATCAAAAAAGACGACAAGAATTAGGTTTAAAATACTCTCGAACGCTTTTTGTGATTTCTTCTGGAGATGAAGCGATGAGATCACATTCTGTAGCGTATCGACATAAGACGGCGGGGGACTTTTATTACCTCACTGGTGTTCATCTTCTTGGGGCGGTTCTCTTAGTTATTGGAAAAAAAACGTATTTTCTTTCGGATGCCAATGAGGCCACCGCTGTTTGGGATGACGGACATTCGTTAACAGCCGCGGATAAAGAAAAATTGCAAGACGTGAACTTTGAAAGTGTGGATAAACTTGCGGATATCATTCACAGCCATGCAAATGATTTCGATAGAGTTGCCTTGGCGATAGGACGCAATCAAAAGATAGATCAGACTCTTTTGAATACAATTTCTTATGAGAGTCGCCATCGCGGTCGTGTTTCTAATTTACCGTTAGCTCTTTGTGACTCGCGAACTCTTATTGGTACGATGAGGCTTGTTAAAGACAACCACGAGATTTCGCTAATGAAGGAAGCGGGTCACAGATCGTCTTTGGTGCACAGAGAGCTGATAAAGCAAAACTTTGTGAGAAAGTCCGAACGTGAGGTTGTAAGCTGGATTGAATCCCAATTCATGGCGCAAGGGATGCCGTGGACAGCTTATGAAAGTATCGCTGGCGCCGGTGAAAGATCGACGATCTTGCATGCCAGAGGAACGGATCGAATTCTTAACGAAGGTGAAATTGTTCTGATCGACGCCGGTGGGGAGTATCAAGGATATTGCGCCGATATTACGCGTGTTCTTCCGGTCGGGAAAAAATTTTCCGCTGAGCAAAAGACGATCTATCAAATCGTTTTAGATGCACAAAAAGCGGTTCTGGAAAATGTGAAGTCTGGAGTGACTTTAAAAAATTTGCACGAGATTGCTTTAATGCATCTTTCAGAGGGACTGCTTAAGATTGGATTTGCGAAAGACACCATTCAGGAGAAGCTTGGCAAGTTTATGCCGCATTCAACGTCTCATTGGATTGGCTTGGACGTTCATGATCCTTCTTCTTATGTGGATGATTCGGGAAATGCTTTAAAGCTGGCAGAAGGTATGTGCTTCACCGTGGAGCCAGGCCTTTACTTCCGCGAAGGAATCGGAGCGCCTTCGCAGTATTTAGGTATCGGTGTGCGTATCGAAGATGACGTTGTCGTGACAGCTACAGGAGCAGAACTTTTAACGTCCGTTCCTAAAGAAATATCAGAGATTGAAGAATTAAGAGCGGGTTTGTAG
- a CDS encoding LysR substrate-binding domain-containing protein: MNNYDFRFNPELLSTFLAVAEAGRVSAAAKSLHISQPSVTSHIRQLEEALGVQLFKRSVKGVELTAKGQKFHDKAKQIFSLINNAVQDIEGGHEPKGKLMIAASTTIADYVLPSLLSDFKKRYPLVQVSLRVQNTEEVLDLVREEHAPLGLVEGHARAASVHLEPFLEDELVLVVPSAWVPSIRKTPDILNYPLLMREPGSGTRSIIEREFKKRNISIKNFKEVVEMGSAGAIKSAVAAELGVSFLSRISVQNEMALGKITTVPLPDLKMIRMFRWALPSGGLSPSAQEFYRFASGLQTRS, from the coding sequence ATGAATAACTATGATTTCCGTTTTAATCCTGAGCTTCTTTCCACCTTTCTCGCTGTTGCGGAGGCGGGACGAGTTTCTGCCGCTGCCAAAAGCCTTCATATTTCACAACCGTCCGTGACCTCGCACATTCGTCAGCTTGAGGAAGCTCTGGGCGTTCAGCTTTTTAAGCGCTCTGTAAAGGGTGTGGAATTGACAGCAAAGGGACAAAAGTTTCACGACAAAGCAAAACAAATTTTTTCTCTGATTAACAATGCCGTTCAAGACATTGAAGGCGGACACGAGCCTAAAGGAAAGCTGATGATCGCCGCGAGCACAACAATTGCGGATTATGTTTTGCCTTCTCTGCTTTCTGATTTTAAAAAGCGTTATCCTCTAGTTCAAGTTTCCTTGCGGGTTCAAAACACGGAAGAAGTTTTAGATCTCGTCCGTGAAGAGCATGCTCCCCTGGGTCTGGTGGAAGGACATGCGAGAGCGGCCTCTGTTCACTTGGAACCTTTTCTTGAAGATGAATTGGTTTTAGTCGTTCCTTCAGCGTGGGTACCCAGCATTCGCAAAACGCCAGATATTTTAAATTATCCATTACTGATGCGTGAACCAGGCTCCGGCACGCGCTCTATTATTGAAAGAGAATTTAAAAAAAGAAACATCTCTATTAAGAACTTTAAAGAAGTGGTTGAGATGGGAAGCGCCGGTGCCATTAAATCGGCCGTCGCTGCGGAATTAGGCGTTTCATTTTTATCTCGCATTTCCGTACAAAATGAAATGGCTTTGGGGAAAATCACCACAGTACCATTGCCCGACTTAAAAATGATTCGAATGTTTCGTTGGGCTTTGCCCTCAGGAGGTCTTTCCCCGTCAGCTCAAGAATTTTATCGATTTGCGAGCGGGCTACAAACCCGCTCTTAA
- a CDS encoding YeiH family protein, with product MLAQILIPAVALLCLAPFVSSGVALLAGVVLALWLGNPYLDKTRKITHSLLGLSVMGMGAGMNLEVIGKVGLQGVGYTVAGISLALGMGVVLGKLYKTEKDTSVLITVGTAICGGSAIAAVAPVIKAKHHEVSVALGTVFMLNAVALFIFPPLGHFFHLSQTQFGLWSALAIHDTSSVVGASMQYGAEALQVGTTVKLARALWIVPVAFFVGYLYSKQNDAGPRQKGKKPWFILGFLIAAALVTWIPSLQPVGHVVNEVAKRMLVLTLFLIGLSLTRDTVRSVGVKPFLQGVSLWIVVASGTLGAILLGWIH from the coding sequence ATGCTCGCTCAAATACTTATCCCCGCCGTCGCTCTTTTGTGTCTAGCCCCTTTTGTTTCTTCCGGTGTCGCGCTCTTAGCCGGCGTTGTTCTGGCGTTGTGGCTCGGAAACCCTTATCTTGATAAAACACGTAAAATCACGCACTCCCTTTTAGGTCTGTCTGTTATGGGAATGGGGGCCGGGATGAATCTAGAGGTCATCGGTAAAGTGGGTTTGCAGGGAGTTGGCTACACCGTTGCGGGCATTTCATTGGCTCTCGGTATGGGCGTTGTTTTAGGAAAACTCTATAAAACAGAAAAAGACACCTCCGTTTTGATTACCGTAGGCACGGCTATTTGCGGAGGCAGTGCCATTGCTGCCGTGGCTCCTGTTATCAAGGCAAAACATCATGAAGTGTCTGTGGCGTTAGGAACTGTTTTCATGTTGAATGCGGTGGCGCTGTTTATCTTCCCTCCGCTTGGGCACTTCTTTCATTTGTCGCAGACGCAGTTTGGTCTGTGGAGTGCACTTGCCATTCATGACACAAGTTCTGTAGTGGGAGCGTCGATGCAGTATGGGGCTGAGGCTCTGCAAGTTGGCACAACAGTGAAACTGGCGCGCGCTTTGTGGATCGTTCCTGTAGCGTTTTTTGTTGGCTACCTTTATTCCAAACAAAACGATGCAGGTCCTCGTCAAAAAGGGAAGAAGCCTTGGTTCATTTTGGGCTTTTTAATTGCCGCGGCTCTTGTAACTTGGATTCCGAGCCTTCAACCTGTAGGACATGTCGTGAATGAAGTCGCAAAAAGAATGCTGGTGTTAACTTTGTTTCTAATTGGGTTAAGCCTGACTCGCGATACTGTCCGCAGTGTTGGTGTAAAACCTTTTCTTCAAGGTGTTTCCCTTTGGATTGTGGTTGCAAGTGGAACTTTAGGCGCTATCCTTTTAGGATGGATTCATTAA
- a CDS encoding extracellular solute-binding protein — protein MDSLKDLKMFKVLLFSVLTSLTAQAETTLQVFGPGGPAPAMKACAAAFEKEKGIKVNVTSGPLEKWLGQAETADVFYSGSENMMDSFAEKIPNLDAQTIETHYLRPSAILVRPKNPKKIRGIKDLVEKPLKVIVVNGAGQVGMWEDIVGGLKSAKALNKFRANIVFAAKNTGDAEKTWKEDPSIDAWLVFNIWGTRNLEIAEIIPTEKNLTIYRSSGTALSKSTKQKEAALQFIGFVKSKECRKSFEKEGWF, from the coding sequence ATGGATTCATTAAAGGATTTAAAAATGTTTAAAGTTCTTTTGTTTTCAGTTTTGACTTCACTCACTGCTCAAGCAGAAACAACTCTTCAAGTGTTTGGTCCTGGCGGTCCGGCTCCGGCAATGAAAGCTTGTGCCGCCGCTTTTGAAAAAGAAAAAGGAATCAAAGTCAACGTGACATCAGGTCCTTTAGAGAAATGGTTGGGACAAGCTGAAACTGCGGATGTGTTTTATTCAGGCTCTGAAAATATGATGGACTCTTTTGCAGAGAAGATTCCTAATCTGGATGCACAGACAATAGAGACTCACTATTTAAGGCCCTCCGCTATTTTGGTTCGCCCTAAAAATCCAAAGAAGATTCGCGGCATCAAGGATCTGGTTGAAAAACCTTTGAAAGTCATAGTTGTCAATGGTGCGGGACAAGTGGGCATGTGGGAAGATATTGTTGGCGGACTTAAAAGTGCCAAAGCTTTAAATAAATTTCGCGCGAATATTGTTTTTGCCGCAAAAAATACCGGCGATGCTGAAAAGACATGGAAAGAAGATCCGTCCATTGATGCTTGGCTTGTATTTAATATCTGGGGAACACGCAATCTGGAAATCGCAGAGATTATTCCTACAGAGAAAAATCTGACAATCTACCGTTCTAGTGGAACGGCCCTTTCTAAGTCGACAAAACAAAAAGAAGCCGCTTTGCAGTTTATTGGTTTTGTAAAATCCAAAGAGTGCCGCAAATCTTTTGAAAAAGAAGGTTGGTTCTAA
- a CDS encoding TonB-dependent siderophore receptor, whose translation MGKKLLLVLLLHTSFASAQSEISTIRITESTDLVSLDVSGFNDTPEKELPLSSISISSKEMADNGFHRLSDVTLIDASTTDSYNATGYWDYLSVRGFTLENRYNFLREGLPISAETSIGLDNKERIEILKGLSGIQAGAASPGGMVNYIVKRPTEKPLRILNTEVSERGNLLTAADLGGRSENKKFGYRVNLAHENLEPQLKKTSGQRTLVALAGDWRLDNNNLIEAEIEWSERSQPSQAGFSLLGNKLPDPADPTLNLNNQPWTEPVEFKGLTGTMKFTKNLSAPWSWTVIAGAQDLSTSDRLAYPFGCSAENNYDRYCSDGTYDLYDYRSENESRKTYAAKTALQGSVVTGAFQHQISVGIVGSSMREHFQKQAYNYAGTGNVQGTGIGTANPVLNDENTNRDTSNYELFLSDTSQWGKWKSWLGLRYTNLNRGSFRTDGSRALSYTQNFATPWVALSYDFENVLTYASYGQGLESYVTPNKDGYDHRGEFVPDVVSKQIEVGLRGGKELNWNVAAFQITRPQVIDQKPSYQVDGEAEHKGFEAQISSQWERWDINTSLMKLEAIRKDSVLDKNLNGKKPVNVPEQTARLQLGYKVLEIKGLSLNTRLSHEGERAVLADNSIMLPAWTRWDLGASYAHTWDDMKMLWRLSVDNITDQRYWKESPTQYGHIYLYPGEARNIYLSMSASL comes from the coding sequence ATGGGAAAAAAATTATTGCTTGTTCTTTTGCTCCACACTTCGTTTGCAAGTGCACAATCGGAAATTTCAACGATCCGAATTACAGAATCCACTGATCTTGTCTCGCTGGACGTTTCTGGATTTAATGACACTCCCGAAAAAGAACTTCCTCTTTCATCCATTTCTATTTCTTCAAAGGAAATGGCAGACAACGGCTTTCACCGTCTTTCTGATGTCACATTGATAGACGCTTCAACCACAGATAGCTACAATGCCACGGGATACTGGGATTACCTTTCCGTGCGCGGCTTCACTCTTGAAAATCGTTATAATTTTTTAAGAGAAGGCCTTCCTATCAGTGCGGAAACGTCGATCGGTCTTGATAACAAAGAACGCATTGAAATTTTAAAAGGGCTTAGTGGCATTCAGGCCGGCGCTGCTTCACCAGGAGGAATGGTGAACTATATCGTAAAACGACCCACGGAAAAACCTCTACGAATTCTAAACACTGAAGTCAGTGAACGAGGAAATTTGTTAACGGCTGCTGATCTCGGCGGACGAAGTGAAAATAAAAAATTTGGCTATCGGGTCAACCTTGCACACGAAAATCTAGAACCACAGCTCAAGAAAACTTCTGGTCAACGAACTCTTGTGGCTTTAGCGGGCGATTGGCGTTTGGATAATAACAATCTTATTGAAGCAGAAATCGAATGGTCAGAAAGATCGCAACCAAGCCAAGCCGGATTCAGTCTCTTAGGAAATAAACTTCCCGATCCGGCAGATCCAACTTTGAATTTAAATAATCAACCCTGGACTGAACCTGTGGAGTTTAAGGGCCTCACCGGCACGATGAAATTTACCAAAAATCTGTCAGCCCCGTGGAGTTGGACTGTGATCGCGGGTGCTCAAGATCTTTCCACCAGTGACCGCTTGGCTTACCCTTTCGGATGTAGCGCTGAGAATAACTATGATCGCTATTGCTCTGATGGAACGTATGACCTTTATGATTATCGCAGTGAAAATGAAAGCCGCAAAACTTATGCAGCAAAAACCGCTCTCCAAGGCAGTGTCGTAACGGGTGCCTTTCAACATCAAATTTCCGTCGGAATAGTGGGCAGCTCTATGCGAGAGCACTTTCAAAAACAAGCTTACAATTATGCAGGCACGGGCAATGTCCAAGGCACCGGCATCGGCACAGCGAATCCGGTTTTGAATGACGAAAACACCAATCGAGATACTTCCAATTATGAACTCTTTTTGTCCGATACCTCTCAGTGGGGCAAATGGAAAAGTTGGTTGGGCCTTCGTTATACAAACTTAAACCGCGGAAGCTTCCGTACGGATGGATCACGCGCTCTTTCTTACACACAAAATTTTGCCACGCCATGGGTAGCTCTTTCTTATGATTTTGAAAATGTTTTAACCTATGCAAGTTATGGTCAGGGACTGGAGTCTTATGTCACTCCCAACAAAGACGGTTATGACCACCGTGGAGAATTTGTTCCCGATGTAGTTAGCAAGCAAATCGAAGTGGGACTTCGTGGAGGCAAAGAGCTCAACTGGAATGTCGCCGCTTTCCAAATCACACGTCCTCAAGTCATTGATCAGAAACCCAGCTATCAAGTTGACGGCGAAGCTGAGCACAAAGGCTTTGAAGCACAAATTTCTTCACAGTGGGAACGATGGGATATAAATACCTCCTTAATGAAACTCGAGGCCATTCGCAAAGATAGTGTTCTTGATAAAAATCTCAACGGAAAAAAGCCCGTCAACGTCCCAGAGCAAACAGCTCGCCTGCAGTTAGGTTATAAAGTTCTTGAAATCAAAGGTCTTTCTTTAAACACACGCCTATCTCACGAAGGAGAGCGTGCCGTACTTGCTGACAATAGCATCATGCTTCCAGCGTGGACTCGTTGGGATCTGGGAGCTTCTTACGCTCACACTTGGGATGATATGAAAATGCTGTGGCGGCTGTCGGTGGATAATATCACTGATCAACGTTACTGGAAAGAATCGCCAACTCAGTACGGACATATTTATCTGTATCCCGGAGAAGCTCGTAACATTTATCTCAGTATGAGTGCATCACTCTAA
- a CDS encoding GNAT family N-acetyltransferase, which yields MEIQRIQDKKFSAQVEGGEAVLLYRRGPQNSMDILGVEVPPPARGKNVADQLMREALRKAKEEHVKVIASCSYAESWFDRHPEEEDIIFHNE from the coding sequence ATGGAAATACAAAGAATCCAGGACAAAAAGTTTAGCGCCCAAGTGGAAGGCGGTGAAGCCGTTCTTCTTTATCGTCGCGGTCCACAGAACTCCATGGATATTCTTGGAGTCGAGGTTCCGCCACCGGCTCGCGGAAAAAATGTTGCAGATCAGCTGATGCGCGAAGCTTTACGCAAAGCCAAGGAGGAGCACGTAAAAGTGATTGCAAGCTGCTCTTACGCTGAAAGCTGGTTTGATAGACATCCTGAAGAAGAAGACATCATCTTTCATAACGAATGA